The Gossypium hirsutum isolate 1008001.06 chromosome D06, Gossypium_hirsutum_v2.1, whole genome shotgun sequence genome contains the following window.
TATTTGTCGTTATAGTGAATTTATATTTATCTgtgattttttatcttttttggaGGAATTTTCTACATAAATATTTatgttcgatcttttcaattttatttaatattttgattatttgttgCTTAATCGAGTTTATCCTCAACACTTTTCGACAAGTAATGGAAGTGATTCCCTTGATAATTGGTAGAATAATTACTTTCTCACGTAGatggaaagtaaataaaaaaaatataagacaaaattaacctttctttttatttgttttttttgtgtATTAACTTATTAATCATAAGAAAAACACATCAATAATTGGATTCAAAAGAATCACAACAAATTGAACATACCaatataaggttttttttttatgaattataagcAACACAAGTATCACAATTCAAACTTAAACTTAGACTATATATTAGATGATGAACACCTTAACTAATAGTGCAAGGTAAGGTGTTATTAAAGAGGTAAAATTGAGAGAGAGAAAATGAGTGTCAAATTCAAAGGCAGTGCGTCAATCTGTCACATTGAAAACCGCTACGAAAAGTGGTGGGCCCAAACACTGCTGCATTTCGATGCCTTAATCGACCAGCTCTATATATTAAATTCCTTACATCCATATTCTCCCACGTGACTATATCTCTTACACCACGTGCTTAATTCTGTCtctcctctctttctctcttcccTTTTTAAAGAAAACTCTGGCTGTCCATTCTTTAtccattcattttcttttcttctctccaAACATGTATTCTCTAAAATCATATGTTTTGGTTGTAAGCTTAATCTTTATTCCCTTTTTGGCTAAcaattttcttgtttttgttAACTCCATAACTTCTTCGTCTTCTTATTCTTCTTCGTCGGGTAATCAATACACCACTTTTTTCAACGCTATATCTTCTTCCACCAATCCCAAGGCTTCCTTAAACTCCGGTAAGAACCAAACGACGTCGTCTCTGATATCATCCAGCTTCTGCGACGTATGGGACGTGACCTGCTCTGAGGAGGTGTTGGGCCTGGCCCGGGAGCCCGACAACGTCGAGTGGATTAAAGGGTTGAGAAGGAAGATACATGAAAACCCTGAGCTAGCTTTTGAAGAGTACGAAACCAGTAAACTCGTTCGATCCGAGTTGGACCGTATGGATATTGAATATAGGTACCCTTTAGCCAAAACGGGTATTCGGGCTTGGATTGGAACCGGTGGCCCGCCCTTTGTTGCCATCCGAGCTGACATGGATGCCCTTCCTATACAGGTACATATACTTAGGttccttctcttcttttttaatttttatattcgtATACATCTATGTATTTTATAACTATATACTGTATACTTGTACGTACACATATACGTAGAcatacatgtatatgtgtgaaGGGTTCTGACTTCTGGTAGGTGGTTCATGATCATTGTATTCATTTATTTGATTTGGACTTTTTTAGTTCAGAAAGTTTGAGAGTTTTAGTTTAGGATTTTTGTGTATGAATTTATTTCCGTAGGGTggatatgttttaattttattttacattttttttgatAACACGAGGACAAGAAATGTACTCTTAAATTAAATAAGACAAACAATAGAATGTTGAGTTTCCAATGATAAGATTATCTTGACATAATGATAAGAGATGTTAAAATAAATTCGAGACAATTAGAGTAGTGATCCTGCATATCTTAGAGACTAGCAGAGTAGTGGTCCTGCATTGAACCCTcctatttataatttgatttttttcttatatatctaaataatttAGGAAAGTTGCCCTACCTTGTTTTCACTTATGTGGAGTCATTTAATTTTAGGAAGCTGTAGAATGGAAGCATAAAAGCAAAGTTGCCGGAAAAATGCATGCTTGTGGCCACGATGCACATGTTGCAATGCTTGTCGGTGCAGCCAAAATATTGAAGAATCGTGAACACCTTTTGAAGGTAAAATTCAAGTTCTAATCCCATCTCACGCATTGAATGCATCTAGTTTAAGTGTGTATATCTCAATGGCAATCATTTTAGATGCAAAGCTAAAGCAACAAGTTTAAACAAACTCAAGATTAATCCATTTGATAAATGGGTAaagaaaaagtacaaaaaaaaagaaagaaagaatgacGACCCATTTAGGCAAGAAATGTAGTGTTGGCTGGTGATAAATGGAAAGGGCACGCAATATTTGTTTCCTAGCAAACTACTTGACCCTGGTCCATGTGTAGCCCTAAAAAGCATGTGATGGTTACATGTTTCGTTGTTTTTGTAATGAATTCTGTCACACATTTATCCCTACCTTTCGCCTTTATCTTCATTGTCATTTGGCTgactcacatttttacatttgtTTTTTTCTACCCTTTTCATTGTTATCACAagaattctaacttaataataatGTTTTTGTATCCCTTTCTCATCACATGGACAGCTTCCCCTTTACATCCCAATTAAAAGATGATGATTTAACGTAGTGGTTCTTCACTTAATCTTTTAGTCATAAAATTAGGGGTTTAATCTTTATAACTAATAATCAATCTTTTACCTTTTCAAAGAAACCCACGATAAGAGAATTAATCATTACAACTAATTATAAATATACTAATTCCGACTAATAAACAACCAATACccttatatacaaatatatatatatatatatatatttcttaaactAAAGATATTAAATGCTTTAACCCGATTAACTTAACTACTTTCATTTATATCAAATGAAATTTACCATCAAACATGGGTTGGCTACATTTTAGGGATTAGTTTTGAGTCTATGCTCTTTTTTTTGGGAACCCACACTAGGCCATCTTTTTCATCTATAAAATTTGAACCTTTAGAGGTCAAGAAAGGGGGAAAATTGCTCCTCCAAAAGGGGAAAATAAATTAAGTGCTAAAAtcgcataataatttatttttcccttctactttacaataaaaattattttaactttctatttaattttttgtctttttcaGTGATATACACatgaattgttaaaatttaaaaatattaaaaaacattaaggaattattaacattattaaaaaaatacaaaaaatatttttaaatggtaTACACATGGATGCCACATCGGCAAAGTTAACAGACATTAACTTTTCGAtgcattttggggtgatttgataaaCAATACATGTTCAAGGGTcaaaagagacaaaaaaattaaatagaaaattgaaatattttttttgtaaaattggagGGCCAAATAAATAATCtttgttttcaaattatttaaccatatattcttatatatatatattataattaggGTTAGGGGTAAGGTTCTTAGGGATTGAACCTAAGCTCTCATGTCACAACACAAATGCTGCCAAGAGGTTGTTGGCAAGCATATATTCGTATAGTTATCACTTTAAAACCTAttagataataaaatatcattcaaaataaaattctTCATAagatctaaaataatttttttaaaaaaagagaaaagatatcATGTTATTTTGTAGTTTATTGAGTAGATAAATGCATCAAATATTAGCttaaagaaatatatttttaattaaagcaTCATAGCTTACTTTCCATCCTATGCCTACCTTTATACATGGGGAAGGAATCTTTATCAAAGACATAAAGTTTTGTGGAAGAAGAATAAAATTTCCCCTAATGTTGATAGAAATTCCTGCAAGTCATAGTGAAAGCTTGTTGAAAACGAGAGTATACCAATAAGATATATTCTTTCTCTGGATTCATGGCTGTGTATATATTGGTATTGAATACGGATATAGTCCAAATACATACAGCTGGATGGATATTCATATAGTATAGTCTCCAGACAGTGACATAAACCTAAGTTGCTTGCTCAATAATGTCCAATCTTTGTCCTCATTTGTATAAAATCACTATTTTATGAAAACCACGTCCCATTGATTTGGTTTTTTTATCAATCAAACCAATATTTAAcattataaaaatcaattaatatttAAGTATTGTAATTTGTCTAAGTGTGTAAGGTAAAGGGTTCCATTAAAAAATTATCTGCATTTTCTAACAACAATTTGTTTGGTCGTGGGAAGCTTTAAGAAGAAGACAAAAATGGGATAATTTATTTATACAACACTAgcgggttttattttattttccaaatgttgctatttgtttttgttattattatttctcgaataaattgtttaattattcaatttttgtttttttagataaACATCCTCAATTCAAAGATTATTgggtgataaaaaaataaaaataattaattaaatgattattttataatttttgataattgggtgaaaaaatttttactaataaaaaatgaccaaaattctaatatttctatcatggtATTTCTATTTTCTACCGTATTTGTTCGTATTATTCCTTTTTACGTAatgtaatatgtttaattaaatatACTTTGGGTGTCTAGGGAACTGTGATAGTGATCTTTCAGCCGGCAGAGGAAGCCGGAAATGGTGCTAAGCGGATGATCGGAGATGGGGCATTGGAAAACGTAGAGGCCATTTTTGCAGTCCATGTATCTCACGAACACCCCACGGGTATTATCGGCTCAAGGCCTGGTCCTCTTCTTGCCGGCTGCGGCTTCTTTCGAGCTGTTTTCAGTGGAAGAAAAGGCCTTGCCGGCAGCTCCCATCACTCCGTCGACCCAATCTTAGCTGCATCAGCTGCCGTAATTAGTTTACAGGGAATTGTTTCTCGTGAATCAAATCCATTAGATTCCCAGGTCCGagttttgttttataaatttctCCAACTCCCAAAACACggggaaatttttttaaacttgtttaaatcttgtaatgcaaatgcatgcaGGTCGTCTCGGTCACTTCTTTCAATGGAGGCAATAATCTTGACATGATCCCTGAAACGGTGGTCATCGGAGGTACTTTCAGGGCTTTCTCCAACGCCAGTTTTTACAATCTTCTCCAAAGAATCGAAGAGGTTCGTCGCAGTTTTCACTTTAGATTTGGAGTCCTGATTTTCACGATTCTAACATTCTTCGACATGGAAACACACACAGGTAATCGTCGAACAGGCCAATGTTTTCCGATGTTGGGCGACGGTCGATTTCTTTGAAAAAGAATCAACAATCTATCCCCCAACAGTGAATGACGACCGTATGTACGAGCACGTAAAGAAAGTGGCCACTGATTTGCTAGGACCACCAAATTTCAGGGTGGTCCCTCCAATGATGGGTGCGGAGGATTTCTCCTTTTACTCCCAGGTAGTTCCGGCAGCTTTCTACTACATCGGCGTAAGAAACGAGACCTTGGGATCGACACACACCGGTCACTCGCCGTATTTCATGATCGACGAAGATGTTCTTCCCATTGGTGCTGCAGTTCATGCCACCATTGCTGAAAGGTACCTCAACGAGCAAGGCTGAAAAAGGAAAGAGGCTTTATATCTGTGGTTTATTTATCCCCAACTGGGGTGAGCACTGATTACTGAGAGAATTGGCAATGCATGTGCTCTGGTGATTTTGATCATAGTCAGGGTGGTGGAAAGGGCAAAGGTTTTCAACTTTT
Protein-coding sequences here:
- the LOC107901423 gene encoding IAA-amino acid hydrolase ILR1-like 6, which encodes MYSLKSYVLVVSLIFIPFLANNFLVFVNSITSSSSYSSSSGNQYTTFFNAISSSTNPKASLNSGKNQTTSSLISSSFCDVWDVTCSEEVLGLAREPDNVEWIKGLRRKIHENPELAFEEYETSKLVRSELDRMDIEYRYPLAKTGIRAWIGTGGPPFVAIRADMDALPIQEAVEWKHKSKVAGKMHACGHDAHVAMLVGAAKILKNREHLLKGTVIVIFQPAEEAGNGAKRMIGDGALENVEAIFAVHVSHEHPTGIIGSRPGPLLAGCGFFRAVFSGRKGLAGSSHHSVDPILAASAAVISLQGIVSRESNPLDSQVVSVTSFNGGNNLDMIPETVVIGGTFRAFSNASFYNLLQRIEEVIVEQANVFRCWATVDFFEKESTIYPPTVNDDRMYEHVKKVATDLLGPPNFRVVPPMMGAEDFSFYSQVVPAAFYYIGVRNETLGSTHTGHSPYFMIDEDVLPIGAAVHATIAERYLNEQG